From Acomys russatus chromosome 25, mAcoRus1.1, whole genome shotgun sequence, a single genomic window includes:
- the Zfp3 gene encoding zinc finger protein 3 homolog, whose protein sequence is MGTEKREVLPKEEISEESEPRGGLTVGKLALEGYQGREFGAANEADLLEGRLRESSAEIIEQMCPQDKDCASGLTLFKKSSLGGKGQNNSEREGGLGPNPGAVVCRGDPAAGGPGAFAVSGMELTKAPRTPGGEKPHACKECGKAFSQNSHLIQHTRVHSGEKPFECKECGKTFGTNSSLRRHQRIHAGEKPFACSECGKAFIQSSHLIHHHRIHTGERPYKCEECGKAFSQNSALILHQRIHTGEKPYECNECAKTFRVSSQLIQHQRIHTEERYHECSECGKAFKHSSGLIRHQKIHTGEKPYLCNECGKGFGQSSELIRHQRIHTGDKPYECNECGKTFGQNSEIIRHVRIHTGEKPYVCRECGKAFRGNSELLRHERIHTGEKPYECFECGKAFRRTSHLTVHQRIHAGEKPHQCSECARTFWDNSELLLHQKIHGGEKPYECGECEKTFSQHSQLTIHQRVHTGEKPYECRECRKTFSRSSHLLRHQSVHCVE, encoded by the coding sequence ATGGGGACTGAGAAAAGGGAGGTGCTTCCCAAGGAAGAAATTTCTGAAGAATCTGAGCCTCGTGGTGGGTTGACAGTAGGAAAACTTGCCCTGGAGGGTTACCAAGGCCGTGAGTTTGGCGCAGCGAATGAAGCAGACTTACTAGAGGGACGTTTGAGAGAGTCATCGGCAGAGATCATAGAGCAGATGTGTCCCCAGGACAAAGACTGTGCATCAGGGTTAACTCTCTTTAAGAAGTCCTCCTTAGGTGGGAAAGGCCAGAACAACAGCGAGCGGGAGGGAGGCTTGGGCCCTAACCCGGGCGCGGTGGTGTGCCGGGGAGACCCGGCGGCAGGGGGGCCTGGCGCGTTTGCCGTCTCTGGCATGGAGCTTACGAAAGCACCGAGGACTCCGGGCGGAGAAAAGCCTCACGCGTGTAAAGAATGCGGGAAGGCTTTTAGTCAGAACTCACACCTCATCCAGCACACGCGAGTTCACAGTGGAGAAAAACCCTTCGAATGCAAAGAGTGTGGGAAGACATTCGGAACTAACTCCAGCCTTCGGCGGCACCAGCGGATCCACGCCGGAGAGAAGCCCTTCGCTTGTAGCGAGTGTGGGAAGGCCTTCATTCAGAGCTCACACCTTATCCACCATCATAGGATCCATACTGGGGAAAGACCTTACAAGTGCGAAGAGTGCGGTAAAGCCTTCAGTCAGAACTCAGCCCTGATCCTGCACCAGAGAATCCACACTGGCGAGAAACCTTATGAGTGTAACGAGTGTGCGAAGACCTTCCGGGTCAGCTCGCAGCTCATCCAGCACCAGAGGATTCACACCGAGGAGAGATACCACGAGTGCAGTGAGTGTGGCAAGGCCTTCAAGCACAGCTCGGGCCTCATCAGACACCAGAAGAtccacaccggggagaagccctACCTGTGTAACGAATGCGGGAAAGGCTTCGGTCAGAGCTCGGAGCTCATCCGCCATCAAAGAATCCACACGGGAGACAAGCCCTACGAGTGCAACGAGTGCGGGAAGACGTTTGgccagaactcagagatcattAGACACGTCAGGAtccacaccggggagaagccctATGTATGCCGAGAATGCGGGAAGGCCTTCCGGGGTAATTCGGAGCTCCTTAGACACGAGAGGAtccacaccggggagaagccctACGAGTGCTTTGAGTGTGGGAAGGCCTTCAGGCGGACGTCCCACCTGACAGTGCACCAGAGAATCCACGCTGGGGAGAAGCCCCACCAGTGCAGTGAGTGTGCAAGGACCTTCTGGGATAACTCTGAGCTGCTGCTCCACCAGAAGATCCATGGTGGAGAGAAACCTTACGAGTGTGGCGAGTGTGAGAAAACGTTCAGCCAGCACTCGCAGCTCACCATCCACCAGAGAGtccacactggagaaaagccGTATGAGTGTCGGGAGTGCCGGAAGACCTTTAGCCGGAGCTCTCACCTCCTCCGCCACCAGAGCGTCCACTGTGTGGAGTGA